In Aptenodytes patagonicus chromosome 6, bAptPat1.pri.cur, whole genome shotgun sequence, one genomic interval encodes:
- the PLAAT1 gene encoding phospholipase A and acyltransferase 1: MAAVESFSTTHPGDPQPGDLIEIFRPAYQHWALYLGDGYIINVTPVDEGPPATFASAKSVFSRKARVRMQLLKDVVGNDTYHINNKYDGTYAPLPVEEIIRRAEYLIDQEVSYDLLGNNCEHFVTLLRYGEGVSDQANRAISAIGFVTAAAGAFSLLGLLRSRSRERQY, encoded by the exons ATGGCAGCTGTCGAGAGCTTCAGCACCACCCACCCCGGCGACCCCCAGCCCGGGGACCTGATCGAGATCTTCCGGCCAGCTTACCAGCACTGGGCCCTCTACCTGGGGGACGGGTACATCATCAATGTGACACCCGTAG ATGAAGGGCCGCCAGCCACGTTCGCCAGTGCCAAGTCAGTGTTCAGCAGAAAGGCCCGGGTGAGGATGCAGCTCCTGAAGGATGTGGTGGGAAACGACACCTACCACATCAACAACAAGTACGACGGCACTTACGCTCCCCTCCCAGTGGAGGAGATCATCCGGCGCGCTGAGTACCTCATTGACCAGGAAGTGTCCTATGACCTGCTTGGTAACAACTGCGAGCACTTCGTGACGCTGCTCCGCTACGGCGAGGGGGTTTCCGACCAG GCCAACCGAGCAATCAGTGCCATTGGGTTTGTAACAGCTGCTGCAGGTGCCTTCTCCTTGCTGGGCTTGCTCCGGAGCAGATCCAGAGAGAGACAGTACTGA